One segment of Pleomorphomonas sp. PLEO DNA contains the following:
- a CDS encoding TadE/TadG family type IV pilus assembly protein, translating to MVARLPAMDLFRRFVTERGGVSAVEFAVILPVMLVIYAGCGELTTALILDRKVSRAASTISDLVAQQTSVSTTLMSGIFDATSAIMEPYDSSVAKVVIVVVDVTSSGQKVAWSKSRNDTAATAGAAPPTGLTVPSTIASVGDEVVVGRVTYAYSSPFASFMQSITGSTTYNLSHVFYLKPRQGTTIAFTS from the coding sequence ATGGTAGCAAGGCTCCCGGCAATGGATCTTTTCCGACGTTTCGTGACGGAGCGCGGCGGCGTATCGGCTGTGGAGTTCGCGGTGATCCTGCCGGTGATGCTGGTGATCTACGCTGGCTGTGGCGAGTTGACGACAGCTCTCATTCTCGATCGCAAAGTCAGCCGGGCCGCCAGCACCATTTCTGATCTTGTTGCCCAACAGACCTCGGTCAGCACGACCTTGATGAGCGGCATCTTCGACGCGACATCGGCCATCATGGAGCCTTACGATTCTTCTGTGGCCAAAGTGGTGATCGTCGTTGTCGACGTCACGTCTTCCGGACAGAAGGTCGCTTGGTCGAAGTCGCGCAATGACACAGCTGCGACAGCCGGTGCGGCACCGCCCACCGGACTTACGGTTCCGAGCACCATAGCCTCGGTCGGCGACGAGGTGGTCGTCGGACGGGTTACCTATGCCTACAGCTCGCCCTTCGCCAGCTTCATGCAGAGCATTACCGGCAGCACGACCTACAATCTCAGCCACGTCTTCTACCTGAAGCCTCGGCAGGGAACGACGATCGCTTTCACCAGCTAG
- a CDS encoding type II and III secretion system protein family protein yields MNRCLALILPFAGLFAAGLALSAEPVRAADPAALNSVTDIDGRVINLGLNKSMVIDLPEDIRDVLVSNPTIADAVVRNNRKIYLIGMSVGEANVFLFGAGNRQIAHFELVIGRDTVGLENTLAQVVPGSHIKAQSLGDSLVLSGTATSPEAAATAANIAGKFVGSPEKVINSISISGSDQVNLRVVIAEVEKDTVRKLGIDMAGTVGAVTAASSASNLTTNLAGLSSDSTKLFGIGDTSTSSALNISTNNFTAMINALKTQGVVRTLAEPNVTAISGQPAKVVVGGEIPYTITSNNGNTVNFKEYGVILKFTPVVLTSGRISLNINTEVSDIDTSLSSTTPAIKKRGAETTVEVPSGGAIAIGGLLRDNISKTINGTPGLSDLPILGALFKSEAYQRQQTELVVFVTPYIVQNVAPSAITRPDQNLNFQADAQSYFLNQINRIYRVNGAASGSYQGRYGFSYD; encoded by the coding sequence ATGAATCGCTGCCTAGCGCTGATACTCCCCTTCGCGGGTCTTTTTGCCGCCGGCCTGGCACTTTCCGCCGAGCCGGTCCGAGCCGCGGACCCCGCCGCCCTCAACTCGGTCACCGACATCGACGGCCGGGTTATCAACCTTGGCCTCAACAAGTCCATGGTCATCGACCTGCCTGAGGATATTCGCGACGTTCTGGTATCCAATCCGACGATCGCCGATGCGGTGGTGCGCAACAATCGCAAAATCTACCTGATAGGCATGAGCGTCGGCGAGGCTAACGTCTTCCTGTTCGGGGCCGGCAACCGCCAGATCGCGCATTTCGAGCTGGTGATCGGTCGCGACACCGTCGGCCTCGAGAATACGCTGGCACAGGTCGTTCCCGGCTCGCATATCAAGGCGCAGTCGCTCGGTGATTCTCTAGTACTATCGGGGACCGCCACATCGCCCGAAGCGGCCGCTACGGCGGCCAACATCGCCGGCAAGTTCGTTGGTTCGCCGGAAAAGGTCATCAACTCGATCTCCATCTCCGGCTCCGACCAAGTCAACCTGCGGGTCGTGATCGCCGAGGTAGAAAAAGACACGGTCAGGAAGCTCGGCATCGATATGGCGGGCACAGTGGGGGCGGTCACCGCGGCGAGTTCCGCGAGCAATCTCACGACCAATTTGGCGGGATTGTCATCCGATTCCACCAAACTGTTCGGTATCGGCGACACGAGCACCAGCTCGGCGCTGAACATCTCAACAAACAACTTTACCGCGATGATCAACGCCCTGAAGACCCAGGGTGTTGTGCGCACACTGGCGGAACCAAACGTCACGGCTATTTCAGGCCAGCCGGCCAAGGTGGTGGTGGGCGGCGAAATTCCCTACACGATCACCAGCAACAACGGCAACACCGTCAACTTCAAGGAATACGGCGTCATCTTGAAGTTCACGCCGGTGGTGCTGACTTCCGGCCGCATCAGTCTCAACATCAATACCGAGGTAAGCGACATCGACACGTCGCTCAGTTCCACCACTCCGGCCATCAAGAAACGCGGCGCTGAAACCACGGTTGAAGTCCCATCCGGCGGCGCCATCGCCATCGGTGGACTCTTGCGCGACAACATCTCCAAGACCATCAACGGCACGCCGGGCCTGTCGGACCTGCCGATCCTCGGCGCGCTGTTCAAGAGCGAGGCCTACCAGCGCCAGCAGACCGAACTGGTCGTCTTCGTAACACCCTATATCGTCCAGAACGTTGCGCCGTCAGCGATCACCCGGCCTGACCAGAACCTCAACTTCCAGGCCGACGCCCAAAGCTATTTCTTGAATCAGATCAACCGCATCTATCGCGTCAACGGTGCCGCTTCCGGTTCCTACCAGGGCCGCTACGGCTTCTCGTATGACTAA
- a CDS encoding type II secretion system F family protein, which yields MQIGIDIRVLAMMGLVGFSIAALLYGFFYGRIERQASVERRRTLVVAPSIDIERTKTTAPSSARRRNVQETLKDLEIKQKHRASKSTNPPMQLRLEQAGLTLSTGRFYAYSAVAGIVVTVICFVTGLPILLVLGAGFVGAFGLPRFLVNFIRKRRHAAFIDELSNAVEVIVRGVKAGLPLNDCLRMIASEAKEPVKSEFRTIIEGLQLGMPIDEAVLRMYERVPLPETNFFGIVLSIQSKAGGNLSEALGNLAKVLRERKKMRAKIQAMSMEAKSSAGIIGSLPFIVTTLVYLTSPDYIMVLFITPMGQIVLGISILWMLIGVFVMKRMIAFDF from the coding sequence ATGCAGATCGGTATCGACATCCGCGTCCTCGCGATGATGGGCCTCGTTGGCTTTTCGATCGCCGCGCTGCTCTACGGTTTTTTCTACGGCCGCATAGAACGGCAGGCTTCGGTCGAACGCCGGCGGACGTTGGTGGTCGCGCCTTCAATCGATATCGAACGGACCAAGACGACCGCGCCCTCGTCCGCCCGCCGCCGCAACGTTCAGGAGACTCTGAAGGATCTGGAGATCAAGCAGAAGCACAGGGCATCGAAATCCACTAACCCGCCGATGCAACTCCGCCTCGAGCAGGCAGGACTTACGCTGTCCACTGGCCGCTTCTATGCCTATAGCGCCGTAGCCGGCATTGTCGTCACGGTCATCTGTTTCGTCACCGGCTTGCCGATCCTTCTTGTGCTTGGCGCAGGTTTCGTCGGTGCCTTCGGGCTGCCTCGCTTTCTCGTTAATTTCATTCGCAAGCGCCGTCATGCAGCCTTCATCGACGAGCTTTCCAACGCCGTCGAGGTCATCGTCCGCGGCGTCAAGGCGGGCCTGCCGCTTAACGATTGTCTCCGGATGATCGCCAGCGAGGCCAAGGAGCCAGTCAAAAGCGAGTTCCGCACCATCATTGAGGGGCTGCAGCTCGGAATGCCGATCGACGAGGCGGTCCTGCGCATGTACGAGCGCGTGCCGCTGCCGGAGACCAATTTCTTCGGCATCGTGCTCTCCATCCAGTCGAAGGCTGGCGGCAATCTCTCGGAGGCGCTCGGCAATCTCGCCAAGGTTCTCCGTGAGCGCAAGAAGATGCGAGCCAAGATCCAGGCGATGAGCATGGAGGCCAAGTCGTCGGCCGGCATCATCGGCTCACTGCCCTTCATCGTTACCACCCTCGTCTACCTGACCAGCCCCGACTACATCATGGTGTTGTTCATCACGCCGATGGGACAGATCGTTCTCGGCATTTCGATTCTCTGGATGCTGATCGGCGTCTTCGTCATGAAGCGCATGATCGCCTTCGACTTCTAA
- the cpaB gene encoding Flp pilus assembly protein CpaB, which yields MRPIQLVILLVAVGAAAGAGLIATRIGTHAPEAPQQVAAQPATPPMDLEDVLVASKDIGIGKNVDVENLVWKPWPKDGLNEGYIQRTSQPDAVSELKGMLVRNPILAGEPIRKAKLVRSDRGFLSAVLPEGMRAVAVRVNAASTAGGFILPEDRVDILLVRQKDANEAVAETILTDIRILAIDQSVQQTGDDKQPSMVAQNTATLELTPDQTELVTQAQQIGSISLALRPLVDNDQPAARQRKPTGVAVVKFGVVSRVTAQQAP from the coding sequence ATGCGCCCGATCCAACTGGTCATTCTGCTCGTCGCCGTCGGCGCTGCCGCCGGCGCCGGTCTCATCGCGACCCGGATCGGCACCCATGCACCGGAGGCGCCGCAACAGGTCGCCGCCCAACCGGCTACACCGCCGATGGACCTCGAGGATGTGCTCGTTGCTTCCAAGGATATCGGTATCGGCAAGAACGTCGACGTCGAGAACCTCGTCTGGAAGCCTTGGCCGAAGGATGGGCTGAACGAGGGGTATATTCAGCGAACGAGCCAACCAGACGCCGTCAGTGAGCTCAAGGGCATGTTGGTACGCAACCCCATCCTGGCCGGCGAGCCAATCCGCAAGGCCAAGCTGGTGCGATCCGACCGCGGCTTCCTGTCGGCCGTCCTGCCCGAGGGCATGCGGGCCGTAGCGGTACGCGTCAACGCCGCCTCGACGGCCGGTGGGTTCATCCTGCCGGAAGACCGCGTCGACATCCTGCTGGTGCGCCAGAAGGATGCAAACGAAGCGGTGGCCGAGACCATCCTGACAGACATAAGGATACTCGCCATCGATCAGTCGGTGCAGCAGACCGGCGACGACAAACAGCCCTCCATGGTGGCGCAGAACACGGCAACGCTGGAGCTCACGCCCGACCAGACTGAGCTTGTCACCCAGGCTCAGCAGATCGGCTCGATTTCATTGGCGTTGCGCCCTCTTGTCGACAACGACCAGCCCGCCGCCCGCCAGCGCAAACCCACCGGTGTCGCCGTCGTGAAATTCGGCGTCGTCTCTCGCGTCACGGCTCAGCAAGCGCCATGA
- a CDS encoding TadE/TadG family type IV pilus assembly protein has protein sequence MRPTWPFHRSSPPVTPDEAQHCARLLGDRRGAVAMEFAIVSIPFFLLLFAILEMALMFFIGQVLDTATVSASRLIRTGEAKAQSLTQDQFKANICTGMVNLVECSTRLYVDVQSYSSFGAYTPTSPLDKDGNITSTKYTNGNKSEIIVVRSFYAWPVLFNLLARSLTKLSNGDQLLSSVVAFQTEPFPW, from the coding sequence TTGCGCCCGACCTGGCCTTTCCATCGTTCAAGTCCGCCTGTTACGCCGGACGAAGCGCAGCATTGCGCGCGGCTTCTTGGCGATCGCCGCGGCGCGGTGGCGATGGAGTTCGCCATCGTTTCGATTCCGTTCTTCTTGCTGCTGTTCGCCATCTTGGAGATGGCGTTGATGTTTTTTATCGGGCAAGTGCTTGATACCGCCACCGTGTCGGCATCCCGTCTGATCCGAACCGGCGAGGCCAAGGCCCAGTCGCTAACCCAGGACCAATTCAAAGCCAATATCTGCACTGGCATGGTCAATCTTGTGGAATGCAGCACGCGACTTTATGTCGACGTCCAGTCCTATTCGAGCTTTGGCGCCTACACGCCGACCAGTCCGCTCGACAAGGACGGCAATATCACCTCTACAAAATATACCAATGGCAACAAGAGCGAGATCATCGTCGTCCGCAGCTTCTACGCTTGGCCCGTCCTGTTCAATCTCTTGGCTCGCAGTCTCACCAAGTTGTCCAACGGGGATCAACTGCTCAGCAGCGTCGTTGCTTTCCAGACGGAACCTTTCCCATGGTAG
- a CDS encoding pilus assembly protein N-terminal domain-containing protein yields the protein MSTRLVRSALLAAVLVGPIAAAFMAAPSHAADMVKVELDQAKIYRLAAPASTIVIGNPSIADATLQDSQTLIVTGRAYGQTNLIVLDEQGETITDVQLAVLAASENFVTVYKGAKRLSLSCLPECQPTAVPGDDAEHFSGILGQVSQHNGAGSGSPATASTGAAAASGTNASSQAAAPSSQ from the coding sequence ATGTCCACGAGGCTCGTTCGTTCGGCTCTACTGGCTGCGGTCCTTGTCGGACCGATCGCCGCAGCCTTCATGGCTGCTCCTAGCCACGCCGCCGACATGGTGAAAGTCGAGCTCGATCAGGCCAAGATCTATCGGCTGGCGGCTCCGGCGAGTACCATCGTGATCGGCAACCCTTCCATCGCTGACGCAACGCTGCAGGACTCGCAGACACTTATCGTAACCGGACGCGCCTACGGCCAGACCAACCTCATCGTGCTCGATGAGCAGGGCGAGACCATTACCGACGTGCAGCTCGCCGTGCTCGCGGCGTCGGAAAATTTCGTCACGGTCTACAAGGGCGCCAAGCGACTGTCGCTCAGCTGCCTGCCGGAATGCCAGCCGACGGCGGTTCCCGGCGATGATGCAGAGCATTTTTCGGGCATTCTTGGCCAAGTTTCTCAGCACAATGGTGCTGGTAGCGGTAGTCCGGCCACGGCCTCTACCGGCGCCGCCGCGGCCAGCGGCACAAATGCCTCGTCTCAAGCCGCCGCTCCGAGCAGCCAGTAG
- a CDS encoding prepilin peptidase, with protein sequence MPIVATLFVAIFPVVVTVAASYDLLTMQIPNRFPAALAIAFLATALLTGVSLAGIGIHALVGVGVLAVTFILFSFGFLGGGDAKLASAIALWLGVEQALPFLVLTALFGGALSLTVLAFRSVPLPGFLLGWPPALRLHEKGAGVPYGVALAAAALSVFPDTQWFVILARI encoded by the coding sequence TTGCCGATCGTCGCGACCCTTTTTGTTGCTATCTTTCCTGTCGTGGTCACGGTAGCCGCCTCTTACGATCTCCTGACCATGCAGATTCCAAACCGCTTCCCGGCAGCGCTCGCCATTGCCTTCCTAGCGACGGCACTTCTAACAGGTGTATCGCTCGCAGGGATCGGCATTCATGCTCTGGTAGGTGTGGGCGTTTTGGCAGTTACGTTTATCCTGTTTTCCTTTGGTTTCCTCGGCGGCGGCGACGCCAAGCTTGCCTCAGCCATTGCGCTGTGGCTCGGGGTCGAACAGGCCCTCCCCTTCTTGGTGCTGACAGCTCTATTCGGTGGTGCGCTATCGCTCACCGTGCTGGCATTCCGCTCAGTGCCGCTGCCCGGCTTCCTACTCGGCTGGCCCCCGGCGCTTCGGCTGCACGAAAAGGGCGCCGGCGTTCCCTACGGTGTGGCGCTCGCCGCCGCTGCGCTCTCTGTTTTTCCCGATACGCAATGGTTCGTCATCCTCGCTAGGATATGA
- a CDS encoding type II secretion system F family protein, producing MGAIIDTLRDPVVLMAILVSLAIFATVLSLAMPLLSSDRLPSRMRAVADEREKIRQRERARLAEEGRGSLRGKSSKAYMRGLVEKLSLRKALLDEKGEEKLKQAGYRSEAATTTFLFARFVLPFGFLAIAIFYMFVVLKIDRPLPFKIGICLIIAYAGFYLPVIFVSNALQKRQHSIKRAFPDSLDLLLICVESGMSIELAFRRVSEEIGSQSLALAEELSLTTAELSFLSDRRQAYENLANRTGLDGVKAVCLALMQSERYGTPMGQTLRVLSQENRDMRMNEAEKKAAALPPKLTVPMILFFLPVLFAVIMAPAIIKIMSLH from the coding sequence ATGGGCGCGATCATCGACACGTTGCGCGATCCGGTGGTCCTGATGGCCATCCTCGTATCGCTTGCCATATTCGCCACCGTTCTCAGTCTGGCCATGCCGCTCCTGTCGAGCGACCGCCTTCCATCCCGCATGCGCGCGGTCGCCGACGAGCGGGAAAAAATTCGCCAACGCGAGCGCGCTCGGCTGGCCGAGGAGGGGCGCGGCTCGCTGCGCGGCAAATCGTCCAAGGCCTACATGCGCGGTTTGGTCGAGAAGCTATCGCTCCGAAAAGCGCTACTCGACGAGAAAGGCGAGGAGAAGCTGAAGCAAGCCGGCTATCGGAGCGAAGCAGCCACCACCACTTTCTTGTTTGCCCGTTTCGTGCTGCCTTTCGGCTTCTTGGCGATTGCAATCTTCTACATGTTCGTCGTGTTGAAGATCGATCGTCCTCTCCCCTTCAAAATAGGCATATGCTTGATCATCGCCTATGCCGGCTTCTACCTGCCAGTGATCTTCGTCTCAAACGCTCTGCAAAAGCGCCAGCATTCGATCAAGCGCGCCTTTCCCGACTCCCTCGATCTTCTGCTTATTTGCGTTGAGAGCGGCATGTCGATCGAGCTCGCCTTCCGCCGCGTCTCCGAGGAGATCGGCAGCCAGTCGCTAGCACTTGCCGAGGAACTCAGCCTGACAACCGCCGAGCTGTCCTTCCTGTCCGATCGGCGGCAAGCCTATGAGAATCTGGCCAACCGCACAGGTCTCGACGGCGTCAAGGCGGTCTGCCTGGCACTCATGCAGTCCGAACGCTACGGCACGCCCATGGGCCAGACGCTACGCGTGCTCAGCCAGGAAAACCGCGACATGCGCATGAACGAAGCAGAGAAGAAGGCTGCGGCGCTACCGCCCAAGCTGACGGTGCCGATGATCCTGTTCTTCCTGCCGGTGCTGTTCGCCGTCATCATGGCGCCGGCCATCATCAAGATCATGTCGCTGCATTAA
- a CDS encoding TIGR02281 family clan AA aspartic protease: MLRLLGLVLAATVVIGFFAPELQRLADMSPVSEAPAPVAVPKPAAMLGRAEIAADNRGHFIFNGRVNGRPLTMLADTGATLVALRASDARTAGLIVLPGDYTAKVSTAGGVAEAARVRLQEIEVGGIRVTDVDALVLSDKQLATNLLGMSFLNRLKAFSIENGRLVLSQ; this comes from the coding sequence ATGCTCCGTCTGCTTGGATTGGTACTGGCCGCGACGGTGGTCATCGGCTTCTTTGCGCCGGAATTGCAACGGCTTGCCGACATGTCGCCTGTGAGCGAAGCCCCTGCGCCCGTTGCTGTGCCGAAGCCGGCGGCCATGCTCGGGAGGGCGGAGATCGCCGCCGACAACCGCGGCCACTTCATTTTCAACGGTCGCGTCAACGGACGGCCGCTGACCATGCTCGCCGACACCGGCGCGACGCTGGTAGCGCTGCGCGCTTCCGACGCACGAACAGCCGGCCTGATCGTCCTTCCGGGCGACTATACGGCGAAAGTATCGACCGCTGGCGGCGTCGCGGAGGCCGCGCGGGTACGGCTCCAGGAAATCGAGGTCGGCGGCATCCGGGTGACCGACGTCGATGCCCTCGTGCTCTCCGACAAGCAACTCGCCACCAACCTGCTGGGGATGAGCTTTCTCAACCGCCTCAAGGCCTTTTCCATTGAGAATGGGCGCCTGGTGTTGAGCCAGTAA
- a CDS encoding Flp family type IVb pilin: MKALVSRFLKDESGATAIEYGLIASLIAVAIITAAGTLGNNISGTFNSIAGKMKNAT; encoded by the coding sequence ATGAAGGCTCTCGTTTCGCGTTTCCTGAAGGACGAGTCCGGCGCTACCGCCATCGAATACGGCCTGATCGCCTCGCTGATTGCCGTCGCGATCATCACCGCCGCAGGCACACTCGGCAATAACATCAGCGGCACCTTCAACTCGATTGCCGGCAAGATGAAGAACGCCACCTGA
- a CDS encoding CpaD family pilus assembly protein, producing MQAMNPLTCPERQPRRSAKPVMVALALALAACNQQGQALTDGLPADGYRSAYPIAVTEAPQTLDIPVGTGTGGLSPELKAVIADFGVDAARNATGPVVVMTPAGSINQAAADYLARQIQTVLRQSGVAAAYLRTQTYAVANPRVPAPIRLGFVRIKAVSPPCGRWTSDALPDTQKGDDGAEFGCATQANLAAMVENPNDLLMPRAETPVRGWQRWEMLQKAAKGSSPSATYPTSTF from the coding sequence ATGCAGGCAATGAATCCGCTTACCTGCCCCGAAAGGCAGCCGCGTCGGTCCGCGAAACCGGTGATGGTCGCTCTGGCGTTGGCGCTCGCCGCCTGCAACCAGCAGGGCCAGGCGCTGACGGACGGCCTACCGGCCGACGGCTACCGTAGCGCTTATCCGATTGCCGTCACCGAGGCGCCTCAAACACTGGACATTCCGGTCGGCACAGGCACGGGAGGCCTTTCCCCCGAGCTCAAGGCAGTGATCGCCGACTTTGGTGTCGACGCCGCGCGCAACGCCACCGGGCCAGTGGTCGTGATGACGCCTGCTGGATCGATCAATCAGGCGGCCGCCGATTATCTCGCTCGGCAGATCCAAACCGTTCTGCGGCAATCGGGTGTCGCGGCAGCCTATCTGAGAACTCAGACCTATGCTGTTGCCAACCCACGCGTTCCCGCACCGATCCGCCTCGGATTTGTCCGCATCAAGGCCGTGAGCCCTCCCTGTGGCCGGTGGACCTCCGATGCCCTTCCCGACACTCAGAAGGGGGACGATGGCGCCGAGTTCGGGTGTGCCACTCAGGCCAATCTCGCGGCCATGGTGGAAAATCCCAACGATCTCCTTATGCCGCGAGCAGAGACGCCCGTGCGTGGCTGGCAGCGCTGGGAAATGTTGCAGAAGGCGGCCAAGGGATCGAGCCCATCGGCCACTTATCCGACTTCGACTTTCTAG
- a CDS encoding CpaE family protein, with amino-acid sequence MTIDDPHAPSASGRPANADGLKPVPRIAVQAFCETPEVADVLELAAADRHMAKAHVKVHQGGVAAALDFYAAAPTPNLLFVETRERREGVLAQVDQLATVCDAGTKVVLIGHHDDVALYRDLMRRGVSEYMVAPFGIYDVIREIGEIYLSPDVKPVGRTIAFIGARGGAGSSTVAHNVAFALSRAFDGGVVLADLDLPFGTASLDFNQEPAQTLADALAAGDRVDDVFLDRLLAKCADNLSLLAAPATLDRAFDYDEMAFDPILEAARVGAPAVILDVPHLWTAWVRRLLGAADEVVITALPDLASLRNTKNLIDQLKIARPNDAAPRLVINQVGLPKRPEIKPADFQKALQLDPAAIIPFDAALFGTATNNGQMIAEINARAPVAQIFDTLAARLTGRSVARSGRKSALMPLLARLPRLKAH; translated from the coding sequence ATGACCATCGACGATCCGCACGCTCCCTCCGCTTCCGGCCGGCCCGCCAACGCCGACGGGCTGAAACCCGTGCCGCGCATCGCCGTTCAGGCGTTCTGCGAAACGCCGGAAGTCGCCGACGTATTGGAGCTGGCGGCCGCCGATCGCCACATGGCCAAGGCACACGTCAAGGTGCACCAAGGCGGCGTCGCCGCCGCGCTTGACTTCTACGCCGCGGCCCCGACACCGAACCTTCTTTTTGTCGAGACACGCGAACGACGTGAGGGAGTGCTTGCCCAGGTCGACCAGCTGGCCACCGTATGCGATGCCGGTACCAAGGTCGTGCTGATTGGTCATCACGACGACGTGGCGCTCTACCGCGACCTCATGCGCCGCGGCGTTTCCGAATACATGGTCGCCCCTTTCGGTATCTACGACGTCATTCGCGAGATCGGTGAGATCTATCTCTCGCCCGACGTGAAGCCCGTGGGGCGGACGATCGCCTTCATTGGTGCCCGCGGTGGCGCCGGCTCGTCGACAGTCGCCCATAACGTCGCCTTCGCTCTGTCGCGCGCCTTCGATGGAGGCGTTGTGCTGGCCGATCTCGACCTGCCCTTCGGCACCGCCAGCCTCGACTTCAATCAGGAACCGGCACAGACATTGGCCGATGCGCTCGCCGCCGGTGACCGGGTGGATGACGTCTTTCTTGATCGACTGCTCGCCAAATGCGCCGACAACCTCAGCCTGCTCGCCGCGCCGGCGACTCTTGATCGCGCCTTTGACTACGACGAAATGGCCTTCGATCCGATCCTCGAGGCCGCCCGCGTCGGTGCGCCGGCGGTCATCCTTGATGTGCCACACCTCTGGACAGCCTGGGTCCGCCGACTGCTCGGCGCCGCCGACGAGGTCGTGATCACGGCGCTGCCCGACCTTGCCTCGCTCAGAAACACCAAGAACCTTATCGACCAGCTGAAAATCGCCCGCCCCAACGACGCGGCCCCCCGCCTCGTCATCAATCAGGTCGGGTTGCCGAAGCGTCCGGAGATCAAACCAGCCGATTTCCAGAAGGCGCTGCAGCTCGATCCGGCAGCCATCATTCCGTTCGACGCGGCGCTGTTCGGCACGGCGACCAACAATGGCCAGATGATCGCCGAAATCAACGCCCGAGCGCCGGTCGCGCAGATCTTCGACACGCTTGCCGCCCGGCTTACGGGTCGTAGCGTCGCCCGTAGCGGTCGCAAGTCGGCTCTCATGCCCCTGCTCGCCCGCCTGCCGCGCCTCAAGGCGCACTGA
- a CDS encoding CpaF family protein yields MSFGKRGSAGSAQEKPKAPPAAWAADAPPTSTLATTPAPAARPASTPAPETQERRRSDSYYDTKSSIFSALIETIDLSQLAKLDIETAREEIRDIVGDIITLKAVVMSISEQEELLDDICNDVLGYGPLEPLLARDDIADIMVNGADAVFIEVAGKMIKTGVRFRDNVQLMNICQRIVSQIGRRVDEASPICDARLPDGSRVNVIAPPLAIDGPTLTIRKFKKDKLTLPQLVKFGSITPEGAAILEIIGRCRCNVLISGGTGSGKTTLLNCLTAYIEPTERIITCEDAAELQLQQPHVVRLETRPPNLEGEGQVTMRDLVKNCLRMRPERIIVGEVRGPEAFDLLQAMNTGHDGSMGTLHANTPREAISRIESMISMGGYTLPSKTVREMIVTSIDVIIQAARLRDGSRRITHITEVVGLEGDVVITQDLFVYDIVGEESDGRLIGRHRSTGIGRPKFWDRARYYGEERRLAAALDASEAKEPAGAYS; encoded by the coding sequence ATGTCCTTTGGCAAGCGTGGCTCAGCTGGCTCGGCCCAGGAGAAACCGAAGGCGCCTCCAGCGGCGTGGGCAGCCGACGCGCCCCCCACCTCCACATTAGCGACAACGCCGGCGCCCGCGGCTCGTCCCGCGTCGACCCCGGCGCCGGAGACGCAGGAGCGGCGTAGGTCCGACAGCTACTACGATACCAAATCGTCGATTTTCTCGGCGCTGATCGAAACAATCGATCTCAGCCAGCTCGCCAAGCTCGACATCGAAACGGCGCGCGAAGAAATCCGCGACATCGTCGGTGACATCATCACGCTGAAGGCGGTGGTGATGTCGATCTCCGAGCAAGAAGAACTGCTCGACGACATCTGCAACGACGTGCTGGGCTACGGCCCGCTCGAACCGCTGCTCGCCCGCGACGATATCGCCGACATCATGGTCAACGGCGCCGACGCCGTCTTCATCGAAGTCGCCGGCAAGATGATCAAGACCGGCGTGCGCTTCCGCGACAACGTCCAGCTGATGAACATCTGCCAACGCATCGTCAGTCAGATCGGCCGCCGTGTCGATGAAGCTTCGCCGATCTGCGACGCGCGCCTGCCGGACGGCAGCCGTGTCAACGTCATCGCCCCGCCGCTCGCCATCGACGGGCCGACGCTGACCATCCGCAAGTTCAAGAAGGACAAGCTGACGCTGCCGCAGCTGGTCAAGTTCGGCTCGATCACCCCCGAGGGCGCCGCCATTCTCGAAATCATCGGCCGCTGCCGCTGCAACGTGCTGATATCCGGCGGTACCGGCTCCGGCAAGACGACATTGCTCAACTGCCTCACCGCCTACATTGAACCCACCGAACGCATCATCACGTGCGAAGACGCCGCTGAGCTCCAGCTGCAGCAGCCGCACGTCGTCCGCCTCGAGACACGCCCACCCAACCTCGAGGGTGAGGGCCAGGTGACCATGCGCGATCTCGTCAAGAACTGCCTGCGCATGCGTCCCGAACGAATCATCGTCGGCGAAGTGCGTGGCCCCGAAGCCTTCGATCTGCTGCAAGCGATGAACACAGGCCACGATGGCTCGATGGGTACGTTGCACGCCAACACGCCGCGCGAGGCGATCTCCCGCATTGAATCAATGATCTCCATGGGTGGCTATACGCTGCCATCCAAGACGGTGCGCGAGATGATCGTCACTTCGATCGACGTGATCATCCAGGCGGCGCGCCTCAGAGACGGTTCGCGCCGCATCACCCATATCACCGAGGTGGTTGGCCTCGAAGGCGATGTGGTGATCACGCAGGATCTGTTTGTTTACGACATCGTCGGCGAAGAGAGCGATGGCCGCCTGATCGGCCGGCACCGGTCGACCGGTATCGGTCGGCCGAAGTTCTGGGATCGCGCCCGATACTATGGCGAGGAGCGGCGGCTCGCCGCCGCCCTCGATGCATCCGAGGCAAAGGAACCGGCCGGCGCCTACAGTTAA